The following proteins are co-located in the candidate division WOR-3 bacterium genome:
- a CDS encoding efflux RND transporter permease subunit — protein DLFLVIILAIVLVYMIMVGQFESFREPFIIMFTIPLALIGVLWMLFFTGTTLNMQSLLGVLLLGGIVVNNAIVYITYTNQLRRDQGFKCMDAVVEAGRVRMRPILMTAFTTSFGLIPMALGIGAGNELRAPMARSVIGGLMVATFLTLVFIPVLYTLFERKKDKVCEADISKSK, from the coding sequence GGGATCTTTTCTTAGTCATCATTCTGGCAATTGTTCTCGTATACATGATCATGGTCGGACAATTTGAATCCTTCCGCGAACCATTCATCATTATGTTCACCATCCCCCTTGCGCTCATCGGCGTGCTCTGGATGTTATTCTTCACCGGCACCACTCTCAACATGCAAAGTCTGTTAGGCGTCTTGCTACTTGGCGGAATCGTGGTCAATAACGCGATCGTCTACATCACCTACACGAACCAGCTCCGTCGCGACCAGGGATTTAAATGCATGGATGCGGTAGTCGAAGCCGGCCGGGTCCGCATGCGTCCCATCCTCATGACAGCATTCACCACATCCTTCGGTCTCATTCCCATGGCATTGGGCATCGGCGCCGGCAACGAGCTACGTGCGCCGATGGCGCGTTCGGTCATCGGCGGTCTGATGGTTGCCACATTCTTGACGCTCGTCTTCATCCCCGTACTCTACACATTATTCGAGCGGAAAAAGGACAAAGTCTGCGAAGCAGATATTTCCAAATCCAAATAG